Proteins from one Vitreimonas flagellata genomic window:
- a CDS encoding glutathione S-transferase family protein, giving the protein MILTGRYLSPFVRRVAIWLALQGRAYEHQPIMVTGDDFERLKQVNPFGRVPALTLDDGTTLVETWAIIDWLEETAPSGKRLLPAHGPARMRSLQGLAAAHHLAEKGVALVYETVRRPTELHWRDWIERVRGQAQTGLDILESHAHLISVERTPGVAAATIAAFDFVALMHASLVGESYPALKALSAAANARPEFSASKPTL; this is encoded by the coding sequence ATGATCCTCACAGGCCGTTACCTCTCGCCCTTCGTCCGCCGTGTCGCGATCTGGCTCGCGCTCCAAGGTCGTGCGTACGAGCACCAGCCGATCATGGTGACTGGCGACGATTTCGAGCGGCTGAAACAGGTCAATCCGTTCGGTCGCGTGCCGGCGCTCACGTTGGACGACGGAACAACGCTCGTCGAAACCTGGGCGATCATTGACTGGCTCGAGGAAACGGCGCCGTCCGGCAAGCGTTTGTTGCCAGCCCATGGGCCGGCGCGCATGCGATCGCTCCAGGGGCTGGCCGCGGCCCACCATCTCGCTGAGAAGGGCGTCGCGCTAGTCTATGAGACTGTGCGGCGGCCAACAGAGCTCCACTGGCGCGATTGGATCGAGCGTGTGCGCGGCCAGGCACAAACGGGTCTCGACATCCTTGAGAGCCACGCGCACCTGATCTCGGTCGAGCGCACGCCTGGCGTCGCGGCCGCCACGATCGCCGCGTTCGATTTTGTCGCGCTGATGCACGCGAGCCTTGTGGGGGAATCTTATCCCGCGCTCAAAGCACTCTCGGCGGCGGCCAACGCTCGCCCGGAATTCAGCGCGAGCAAGCCGACGCTCTGA